The Clostridioides sp. ES-S-0010-02 genome window below encodes:
- a CDS encoding insulinase family protein, producing MVNTKKIINLGNNINLTLIKTEKFKSNLISLYVQRLLDKKETTKNALIPSIIASGSEKYPSARAISNKLDDLYGSSMGADAVKRGERQVLSFKIINISEKYLDENIFEEVVEFFNEVINNTLVVDGGFKEEYLNIEKENLRDKIQSIINDKKEYAQDKCIEAMCGNERYSISEFGYEDEIDNITSKELYEHYRNILKTSPIDIVVEGNFDEDKVVDIISKNLKFEREDIIDIPKEDFIKHVDEVKVIDEKMEITQGKLVMGYRANVDYVDNDKYYALVVGSNVLGGGPHSKLFVNVREKESLCYYIFSSIEKYKSIMLISSGIETKDYDKAVKLIKEQLESLKAGDISDEELENSKLALVNSMKSITDNIGGMSDFAFSQSMAKTNSEVEDIISSIEKVTKKDIVEAVKDIELDTVYFLRN from the coding sequence ATGGTTAATACTAAGAAAATAATAAATTTAGGTAATAATATTAATTTGACTTTGATAAAAACAGAAAAGTTTAAATCAAATCTTATAAGTTTGTATGTTCAGAGATTGTTGGATAAAAAAGAAACTACAAAAAATGCTTTGATACCATCAATAATAGCAAGTGGAAGTGAAAAATATCCTAGTGCCAGAGCAATATCCAATAAACTAGATGATTTATATGGTTCGTCTATGGGAGCTGATGCTGTAAAACGTGGAGAGCGTCAAGTACTAAGTTTTAAAATAATTAATATAAGTGAAAAGTATTTAGATGAAAATATATTTGAAGAAGTAGTAGAATTTTTTAATGAAGTAATAAATAATACACTTGTTGTAGATGGTGGATTTAAAGAAGAATATTTAAATATTGAAAAAGAAAATTTAAGAGATAAGATACAATCAATAATAAATGATAAAAAAGAATATGCACAAGATAAATGTATAGAAGCTATGTGTGGAAATGAAAGATACAGTATAAGTGAGTTTGGTTACGAAGATGAAATAGATAACATAACTTCAAAAGAGCTATATGAGCATTATAGAAATATACTTAAAACATCTCCAATAGACATAGTTGTAGAAGGTAATTTTGATGAAGATAAGGTTGTAGACATAATAAGTAAGAATTTAAAATTCGAAAGAGAAGATATTATAGATATACCAAAAGAAGATTTCATAAAACATGTAGATGAAGTAAAAGTAATAGACGAAAAAATGGAAATAACTCAAGGTAAATTAGTTATGGGGTATAGAGCAAATGTAGATTATGTAGATAATGATAAATATTATGCCCTTGTGGTCGGAAGTAATGTATTAGGTGGTGGTCCACACTCTAAACTATTTGTGAATGTAAGAGAAAAGGAAAGCTTATGCTATTATATTTTCTCTTCAATAGAGAAGTATAAAAGTATTATGCTTATATCATCTGGAATAGAAACTAAAGATTATGATAAAGCTGTAAAATTAATAAAAGAACAATTAGAAAGTTTAAAAGCAGGAGATATATCTGATGAAGAGTTAGAAAATAGTAAGCTTGCTTTAGTTAACTCTATGAAATCTATAACAGATAATATAGGTGGAATGTCTGATTTTGCTTTTTCTCAGTCTATGGCAAAGACAAATTCTGAAGTAGAAGACATAATATCTAGCATAGAGAAAGTTACTAAAAAAGATATAGTTGAGGCTGTAAAAGATATAGAACTTGATACTGTATACTTTTTAAGAAATTAA
- a CDS encoding insulinase family protein gives MEKIVNDILREEVYYEKLQNGLDVYFMPKRGFTKKYAILATNYGSNDLEFIPIGEDKKIRVNEGIAHFLEHKMFEQPDGGDAFEKFSKLGVSANAFTNFTMTAYLFSATENFYESLEHLIDYVQTPYFTDENVEKEKGIIAQEIKMYNDDPDWNVYFNCLKAMYVNYPARIDIAGTVDSIYKITKEELYKCYNTFYNPGNMALFVVGDLDVEKVIDVTKKANNYDVDKLSKNIERFYPEEPATVKEKEVIEKFPISIPMFNIGFKDNNVGVKGKELLRKEIVTDILIGMLFKKGSKLYEDLYMQGLINENFGAGFSSQVDYAFSVIAGDSKEPKKVKEIILEYIERAKKEGLSKEEFERTKKKKIGSFIKCFDSINFIGNSFISYIFKDINILDYLDIIKAVAFEEVEERLKEHFKEEYCVISIVEPK, from the coding sequence ATGGAAAAAATAGTTAATGATATATTAAGAGAAGAAGTTTATTATGAAAAATTACAAAATGGCTTAGATGTATATTTTATGCCAAAGAGAGGCTTTACAAAAAAATATGCTATTTTAGCTACTAATTATGGTTCAAATGACTTAGAATTTATTCCAATAGGAGAAGATAAAAAGATTAGAGTAAATGAAGGAATTGCACATTTTTTAGAACATAAGATGTTTGAACAACCTGATGGAGGAGATGCTTTTGAAAAATTTTCTAAATTAGGTGTAAGTGCAAATGCATTTACTAACTTTACAATGACAGCATACTTATTTTCAGCTACGGAAAATTTTTATGAAAGTTTAGAGCACTTAATTGATTATGTTCAAACACCTTATTTTACAGATGAAAATGTTGAAAAGGAAAAAGGGATAATAGCACAAGAGATAAAAATGTACAATGATGATCCAGACTGGAATGTGTATTTTAATTGTCTAAAGGCTATGTATGTAAATTATCCTGCTAGAATTGATATAGCTGGTACAGTAGATAGTATATATAAGATAACTAAGGAAGAACTATATAAGTGTTACAATACTTTCTATAATCCAGGAAATATGGCTTTGTTTGTTGTAGGTGATTTGGATGTAGAAAAGGTAATAGATGTAACTAAAAAAGCAAACAATTATGATGTGGATAAACTTTCTAAGAATATAGAAAGATTTTATCCTGAAGAACCAGCAACTGTAAAGGAAAAAGAAGTTATAGAAAAGTTTCCTATATCTATACCTATGTTTAACATAGGTTTTAAAGATAATAATGTAGGTGTAAAAGGAAAAGAACTTTTACGTAAAGAAATTGTAACTGATATCCTTATAGGTATGTTATTTAAAAAGGGCAGTAAACTTTATGAAGATTTGTATATGCAAGGTCTAATAAATGAAAATTTTGGAGCTGGATTTTCATCTCAAGTAGACTATGCTTTTAGCGTAATTGCTGGAGATTCTAAGGAACCTAAAAAAGTAAAAGAGATAATTCTTGAATATATAGAAAGAGCTAAAAAAGAAGGATTATCTAAAGAGGAGTTTGAAAGAACTAAAAAGAAAAAAATTGGTTCATTTATTAAATGTTTTGATTCTATAAACTTTATAGGAAATAGTTTTATATCTTATATCTTTAAAGATATAAATATATTGGATTATTTAGATATTATTAAGGCTGTTGCTTTTGAGGAAGTTGAAGAGAGATTAAAAGAACACTTTAAAGAAGAGTATTGTGTTATTTCTATTGTAGAACCTAAGTAG
- a CDS encoding prolipoprotein diacylglyceryl transferase translates to MDRVAFTLFGIDIMWYGILMASGMILGTLIAIKESKRVGLKEDDVLNIAIIAIPVGLICARIYYVIFNWSYYAQNLFQILNFRGGGLAIHGGLIGGILAGYIYTKVKNINFLKMADTVILGMPLAQAIGRWGNFINGEAHGGTTNLPWGIMVDGVKVHPTFLYESIWDFGIFIVLLLFRKNKKYEGQVIVTYITLYSIGRFFIEGLRTDSLMLGPLRMAQVISLVGVIGGIIAHIYLSKRNKSNSIEE, encoded by the coding sequence ATGGATAGAGTCGCATTTACACTGTTTGGGATAGACATAATGTGGTATGGAATACTTATGGCTAGTGGCATGATTTTGGGAACTTTAATAGCAATAAAAGAGTCGAAAAGAGTTGGGCTTAAAGAAGATGATGTATTAAATATAGCTATCATAGCAATTCCTGTTGGATTAATATGTGCAAGAATATATTATGTTATATTTAATTGGAGTTATTATGCTCAAAATCTATTTCAAATACTTAATTTCAGAGGTGGTGGACTTGCTATACATGGAGGGTTAATAGGTGGAATCTTAGCTGGCTATATATACACTAAGGTTAAAAATATTAATTTCTTAAAAATGGCTGATACTGTCATACTTGGAATGCCTTTAGCACAAGCTATAGGAAGATGGGGGAACTTTATTAACGGAGAAGCTCATGGAGGTACAACTAATTTACCATGGGGAATAATGGTTGATGGAGTAAAGGTTCATCCAACTTTTCTATATGAGTCTATATGGGATTTTGGAATATTTATAGTTTTATTATTGTTTAGAAAAAATAAAAAATACGAAGGACAAGTTATAGTGACTTATATAACCCTTTATTCAATAGGAAGATTTTTTATAGAAGGACTAAGAACAGATAGTTTAATGTTAGGACCACTTAGAATGGCTCAAGTGATAAGTTTAGTTGGTGTTATTGGTGGTATAATAGCACATATTTATTTATCAAAGAGAAATAAAAGCAACAGTATTGAAGAATAA
- the rsmH gene encoding 16S rRNA (cytosine(1402)-N(4))-methyltransferase RsmH, producing MEFHHVSVLLNECIENLKIKPDGVYVDCTMGGAGHSKEIVKKLSDKGLFIGFDQDKNAINTARERLSEYESRVKFVHSNFENIKEELEKIGVYKIDGVLADLGVSSHQLDEAERGFSYMQDAPLDMRMDVRCEFSAYDVVNTYAEDELAKIIKDYGEDNWAKRIAKFIVEERVNKPIETTGELVDIIKKAIPKKARIDGPHPAKRTFQAIRIEVNNELGVITKMINDASSIMNEDGRICIITFHSLEDRIVKNAFKYLASDCICPQHLPICQCDKESEVKIITRKPILPSAEEIEVNPRSRSAKLRVAEKI from the coding sequence ATGGAATTTCATCATGTATCAGTTCTTTTAAATGAATGTATAGAAAATTTAAAGATAAAACCAGATGGAGTATATGTTGACTGTACTATGGGTGGTGCAGGACATTCCAAAGAAATAGTAAAAAAATTATCAGATAAAGGATTATTTATAGGGTTTGACCAAGATAAAAATGCTATAAATACAGCAAGAGAAAGATTAAGTGAATATGAAAGCAGAGTAAAATTTGTTCATAGCAATTTTGAAAATATAAAAGAAGAATTGGAAAAAATCGGAGTTTATAAGATAGATGGTGTATTAGCAGATTTAGGAGTTTCATCTCATCAACTTGATGAAGCTGAGAGAGGATTTTCTTATATGCAAGATGCACCACTTGATATGAGGATGGATGTTAGGTGTGAATTTTCAGCATATGATGTTGTAAACACCTATGCAGAAGATGAGCTAGCTAAGATAATTAAAGATTATGGTGAAGATAACTGGGCTAAACGTATAGCTAAATTTATAGTTGAGGAAAGAGTGAACAAACCAATAGAAACTACAGGTGAATTGGTTGATATAATTAAAAAAGCTATTCCTAAAAAAGCTAGAATAGATGGGCCTCATCCAGCTAAAAGGACTTTTCAAGCTATACGAATAGAAGTAAATAATGAACTTGGAGTAATTACAAAAATGATAAATGATGCCTCTTCTATAATGAATGAAGATGGTAGAATTTGTATAATAACATTTCATTCGTTAGAAGATAGAATAGTAAAGAATGCATTTAAATATCTCGCATCAGATTGTATATGCCCACAGCATTTACCAATATGTCAATGTGATAAAGAATCTGAAGTAAAAATAATAACTAGAAAACCAATATTACCTAGTGCTGAAGAAATAGAAGTAAATCCACGTTCAAGAAGTGCTAAATTGAGAGTAGCGGAAAAAATATAA
- a CDS encoding TVP38/TMEM64 family protein, which translates to MVNQMIFYLSMLNLDAIKEYILSFGVWAPIISFALMILQSIAAPLPAFLITFANAALFGWVNGAILSWISAMAGAAICFVIGRFLGRDVVVKLTSKFALESIDGFFDKYGKHTILIARLLPFISFDLVSYAAGLTSMSFISFFIATGVGQLPATIVYSYVGGMLTGGAKVMMTGLLILFALSVLIYMLKKIYSDKNK; encoded by the coding sequence ATGGTAAATCAGATGATATTTTATCTGAGTATGTTAAATCTAGATGCAATTAAGGAGTACATATTATCATTTGGAGTTTGGGCACCGATAATATCATTTGCACTTATGATATTACAATCAATAGCTGCACCTCTTCCTGCATTTTTAATTACTTTTGCAAATGCAGCCTTATTTGGATGGGTAAATGGTGCTATACTGTCATGGATTAGTGCAATGGCAGGTGCTGCAATTTGTTTTGTAATTGGAAGATTTTTAGGTAGAGATGTAGTTGTAAAACTTACAAGCAAATTTGCACTAGAAAGTATAGATGGTTTTTTTGATAAGTATGGAAAACATACGATTTTAATTGCAAGATTGCTTCCTTTTATATCTTTTGACCTTGTGAGCTATGCAGCAGGTCTAACATCCATGAGTTTTATATCTTTCTTTATAGCTACTGGAGTAGGACAATTACCAGCAACCATTGTATATTCTTATGTTGGTGGTATGTTGACTGGTGGAGCTAAAGTCATGATGACAGGACTTTTAATATTATTTGCTTTAAGTGTATTGATTTATATGTTAAAGAAAATATATAGTGATAAAAATAAATAA